One Pullulanibacillus sp. KACC 23026 DNA segment encodes these proteins:
- a CDS encoding LCP family protein, protein MMKHRQKRKAKPWLIAIVSIVAVLILGIGGYAFYLFHSVNKTAAEVYKPLKQVKTDTLHTQKAIQPKKENPINILILGVDQRPGDSGRSDTLMVASLNPQTNSMMLTSIPRDTQVDIQGHGEAKINAAYAYGREDLAISTVEKYLNIPINYYVEMNMQGLSELVDAVGGIQVTNKLDWYDEGYYKKGYHYKKGLLTLNGPKALGYVRRRHLDPQGDFGRNERQRQVIQAVIEKEKSVFAIKDVSNILNAIGNNVQTNLTLSNMTEMAKAYLSCSQHIKTYEVKGTPQYIKGISWVIVTKNEFQHVHNMITKMTN, encoded by the coding sequence ATGATGAAACACAGACAAAAACGAAAGGCGAAGCCGTGGCTCATTGCGATTGTTTCTATTGTGGCGGTTCTTATTCTTGGGATTGGCGGATATGCTTTCTACTTGTTTCATTCCGTGAACAAGACAGCGGCAGAGGTATATAAGCCGCTCAAGCAAGTGAAAACCGACACCCTTCATACACAGAAGGCCATTCAGCCAAAAAAAGAAAATCCAATTAACATTTTAATCTTGGGTGTGGATCAACGTCCGGGGGATTCTGGCCGATCGGATACCTTGATGGTAGCTTCCTTAAACCCACAAACGAACTCCATGATGCTGACGAGCATTCCGCGTGATACACAGGTCGATATCCAAGGGCATGGTGAAGCGAAGATCAATGCCGCTTATGCCTACGGGAGAGAGGACTTGGCTATTTCGACGGTTGAAAAGTATTTAAATATCCCCATTAATTATTATGTCGAAATGAACATGCAGGGTTTATCCGAGCTCGTCGATGCAGTCGGCGGCATTCAAGTGACTAATAAACTGGATTGGTATGATGAAGGCTATTATAAGAAGGGCTATCATTATAAAAAAGGGTTGCTGACGCTGAATGGCCCCAAAGCCTTGGGGTATGTCCGGAGGCGTCATTTAGATCCTCAAGGTGACTTTGGCCGTAACGAGCGCCAGCGCCAAGTCATCCAAGCCGTTATCGAAAAAGAAAAAAGTGTATTTGCCATTAAGGACGTCAGTAACATCCTAAACGCGATCGGCAACAACGTTCAAACCAACCTAACACTGAGCAACATGACCGAAATGGCCAAAGCCTACCTGTCCTGCAGCCAACACATCAAAACCTATGAAGTCAAAGGCACCCCCCAATACATCAAAGGAATCAGCTGGGTTATCGTCACCAAAAACGAATTCCAACACGTCCACAACATGATCACCAAAATGACAAATTGA